TGACGTCGCTGCCGTTGAGACCCATTGCAATACCAACATCGGCGCCCTTGAGAGCGGGACTGTCGTTCACGCCGTCGCCTGTCATAACGCAGTATTTACCACGGCGGTGCAGAGCGTCGAGCATGCGGAGCTTGGTGGTGGGACTGCAGcgggcgaggacgagagggaGGACCTCCAACTGGTCGAGCTGAGCATCGGTCATCTTGTCAAAGACTGAAGCAGTCATGACGGCGTCGGCAGACGAGGAGCCGACAACATGAGGCCCCAAAATGCCGATCTCGTGAGCGATAGTCGAGGCGGTTTTGAGATGATCTCCCGTGAGCATGTGCACGGTAATGCCAGCAGTCTGACACTGCTTGATGGCGCTCGCTGATTCGAGGCGAGGCGGATCGTAGATGCCGACGAGACCAGCGAAGGATAGTTGCTGCTCCACGTAGGTACGATCGTCAACACgatcgaagtcgtcgtcTTGGAGCGTGCGGTACGCCAGACAGAGCACACGCAGACCCTCAGAAGCCATGGAGTCGGCCTCGGCGGCGATGACTTTTGCAGTCGCCTCGTTGATGTTCATGAGAGTGAGCAGCACTTCTGTGGCGCCCTTGGTGAACGTGACCAATTCACGATTGGCCTGGTTGGCATAGACAGCGGACATTCGCTTTACGGCTGAGTCGAAAGAGTGTTCCGTCAGAAGTCTCAAGCCGTCGCGGGAGAGTGTGTCTTGCTTGCCGCACTTGACTCTCATAGCCATGACTTGTAGAGCGATCTCGGTGGGCTCTCCTGTAGCGGTCCACTGATTCTCGTCGCCGCTTGGAGCAGTGACAGTAGAAACGTTGCAGAGAGACATGATCTGGAAAGCACGTTGAAGCTCCATATCATTGGCGATATCGCTCGCTGACAATGTCTTGTCTCCAAGCCGGATTTCTCCAGCAGTGGGGTTGAGCGGATTGGACTCGTTGAAAACTTGAAGCATACGGCCGCTTGGAAGGAAGGCTTTGCGAGCCATCATTTTGCCCTGAGTCAACGTTCCAGTCTTGTCAGAGCAAATGTTTGTAACACCACCAATGGCTTCAAGAGCTCCCATCTTTCGGATGATAACGTTTCCTTTTGCCATTGCTTTCGATCCTACGGCCATCGTGATTGTCAAGACAGCGATGAGCGACTCCGGGATGACGGCGACAGACACACAGATACCGTAGATCAAagtctcgtcgtcgatgtcgaaaAGAttgacggcgaagacgatgatcGCGAGGACAATGGCCAgaccgaagaggaagagagcgaACCAAGAAAGCTTGACTTGAAGAGGAGTACCGACCAGACCGAGAACGTTCTTGATGGCAGTGAGGGACCTCTTGCCAGCGCGTTGGTACCATGGCCCAGTAGAGACCTCTTTCTTGtcctgaagaagaagagcgatCTTTCCAATTTCGGTCGACATTCCCGTGCCAATGACAATGCCCTGACCACGACCTCTCGTCACAGTGGTAGAGGAGTACGCGATGTTGATGCGATCTCCAATCGGAGTGTCAAGTCTGTCCGAGAGATATTCAGCATCCTTCACCGAAGGCTTGGACTCTCCGGTCAGGAGGGCCTCATCGTTGGCGAAGTTTATGGTGCTTGTGAGGCGAAGATCGGCAGCGACAATGTCTCCGATACCAAGTTGGATCACATCACCAGGTACAAGTTCCTCAGCTTTGATTGAGAGCAGGGTACCGTTGTCACGAATGACTTTGCAGACTGGAGCGGCCATGGCGAGAAGAGAAGCGATCGTTTGCTCCGCGCGGTAGTCCTGGAAAAATCCCACGACCACGTTCAAGCAGATGACAGCAGTGATGACTCCACCTTCAATCCAGTCGTTGGTGCCGAAGCTAAGAGCCATGGCGATCACCAGAACCAGCGTGAGACTGTTTGACACCTGGCGGAGCAGGATCCTCCACCAGATGACGCTGCCTGAGGTCTGGAGACGATTTGAGCCATACTGCTCTTGACGATGGGCTACTTCAGTTGTGCTCAGGCCGTTACTGCAATAGTATCAGTATTATTTTCGTAGTGAATAGCACCAGCATAACTTACTCGGTGTCGGTCCCGAGAATGCTTGCCACAGTATCGGCGGGAAGAGCATGCGCACGGGCATGAATCTCCGAGGTTCCATCATTGGGATCGATGGAAATGATTGATGAATTGTTGGTACGGCGAGCTCCGTCCACGTCTTTCTCGTTCTTCAAGAGAACAGATCCGACGCTGGACGAGCCCGCGCTCGGTATAGGCGGCGGGTCGTCGACATTGCCGGAGTCGTCCGGGGCGGGAAGACCACCGCCATGCTGGTGTGGTGTCGAGTGCGACTCGACatcgaaggaggaagcgacAGGGGATTTTTCCATCAATTACCAGCGGGTGAGCCTTTCGTGGAAGGATCGTTTGGTGAGGTCAAAGAGACGGCGGGGAAACGATGGGAGGGGTCGAACTTATGCGGAGAGCTAGGAACGGGGAAGAGGCACGTGAAAGGCGCTGGGTGGAGCGGAATGCGCTGGACTGATCCTGGCGCGGCTGGGCATTACGAGGAGGTCATGCACGCCACGCGAGCAATGGTAGAGCCGCCAAGCGGTTTGGTCATGAGAAATTCCATGGCGCGCGTGGCGGTGCAAACAATGGTCAACTCTTTGTCTCGTGACTTACAGGCAATCTTCGCTGCTCTTTCACGGACTGGATCAGTCATCTTGATTTCGAAATACTCGCCGGTCTTGTAGTATCATCTAGATGCTCCATGCGGAATGTATGGTGATCGATCGTGTCGCAGCAGAGGCAAGACGGGAAGTGAGGTCTGCTTGCTTGGCTAGCACTGGACTAGTTGAACTCAATTTAGCGTCACGTGGTCAATGATTATATGGGGCCGGGGACTCTTTCCCGAGCCGACAAACATCGATTGATGGAAGCAATTGAATGCGGAGCGGTATCCGGCACTTCAGCAGAAGACAAGACCGTGGGCAGGCTCAAGGAGATATTACACACTGGACGTCGTGTCGCGGCGCAGACACCGAGAAATGAAGCTCATCCCGATGGTCAAGAAATCGACAGCTCGTCGAAGATGGACGTGGTCCACTAACTGACGCCGCATCTTATCGCCGTCTCTCTATCTCTCTGCGTATCGCATCAACGTTGCTGGCATCTTCCCGCAGGACCGATCGGTGTAACGACATCAAAGACCGGCCTGCAGTCTCCACATTTGCATCTGCACCGATAGGTCGCGGAACGATCTGCTAAGACGGCGGCCAAGACGTTTGCTCGCCTCATCTAAGAAAGACACCAGAACTGTGGCTGTGCACTTCAGACGGGAGCGTTTGAGCATGACTTCAATGTCACCTGGCAATGATTGTCCAAAGCGCGAGATTACTATGTGATCCCATCTAGTAGACAGTCCCATCCTTCCTGATCCCATGCTTGCCcttcgtcggcggcgagCTCGCGAGCGGCGAgtccttcctctccgcgaTTGTATGATCGTGTCCCTCATGATCATCGATATCCTCCCAATCAGGAAAGCCATCATCGAACAAATCGTTcaattcctcctccttcttctcccaaGCCTCCTTGTCACCAGCGTTCGGACCTTGACCACGCATCATGATGGACTTCCATTGCTTGAATTCTTTGTCGTTGAGAAGGCAGTCGTCGAGCGTAGCTTCAATGGCAGGCACATCGAGCTTCTCGCCGATGAAAACGAGTTCTTGCCTTCGATCGCCGAATGTGCCGCCGGCTTTGATGTCGTGCTCGACCAGCtcgtcgatttctttcgtgCCCGTTTCCCATTCTGAGCGAGGGATGGTGCAGAACCATTGGCGTCCGCCGCTGAGAGTGAGCATGGCGCCGGCTTGCGACCATTCTGTGCCGTGTCAGCAGGCCGTCATGAAAGAGCGAAAGGAAGTGTGAGGATGGGAAACTTACCACCTGCACGACCAGGACGAGTAGCGAGGAAGTATTCTCCTTTCGAACGGAAGAGTCGAGAGAACAGCGGATGAGCCTTCTTGTTGGCGAGAATGACGGCTGGGTCAGGGAGTTCAAGTGGATCTTCCATCTCGacatcttcgtcctcctcctcctcctcttcttcgtcttcgtccatttcctcatcttcgtctccttgctcttcttcatcttcctcctcgaaagGATGCTGCAAGATGAACTTGTCGTGCAGCAAAGCAAACAGTCGTCGTGGATGAAACGGCCGGCGACGGACATAAATGAAGTTGTTGACGTTGtactcctccgtctccggTTTAGGTGTCACGGTCTTGCGGCCCTTCACTTCTCGCAAAGTCATGGCGTGCAAGTCCTGCAACCATCCATACCCGGTCTGGGCGACTTCCAGGTTGAACATGCCCGTATTGACGATCTCCTTGACCTCGATCTTGCCGTAGCTGCTCTTGATGATCTTGGCGCGATGATTGAGTTTGCGAATGAGCTCCAGCACCCGCGAGAGGTTCTCAGCAGACACCATATCGGTCTTGTTCAGCACAATGACATCCGCGAACTCAATTTGGTCGACCATCAGATCCGACACCGTCCTCTCATCCTCTGGCGTGACATCGTCCCGTCTCGCGCTCAACAGGTCCGTTGTCTCAAAGTCATGGAACATGGTAAACGCATCAATGACTGTACACGTGGTGTCCAGACGGGCGAACTTGTCCAGACCGCCGGCATCCTTGAGCCGTTTGAGAGTCGCCAACGTGGAGGCATCGAGACCTTCAGGTCCGTCGCCCATTGCGGAGATCTGCTCTGCGAGCCGGGCGTCGAAGGTCTCGGCAACTTGCTCGGGTTCGGAGATGCCGGAGGACTCGACGATGATGTAGTCAAACGACGCGAGCTCGGAGAGGCGCACGAGTTCTTCGAGGAGATCACCGCGGAGGGTACAGCAGATGCAGCCGTTGGCGAGAGACTGTAAGAGGCCGATGTTAGTGCTATTGGGGCAGGCTGTTGTCGGAGGAAGAGCTGGCCTACGATGACTTTCTCCTCGGTCTTCGTCAGGCGATGGGTGCCGCGAATGAGGTTGGCGTCGACGTTGATTCTGTGTCTAAGTCAGTCTTTGCTCATGCCTGAGGAAGAGCACCACCCACTCTCCAATATCGTTGACGATTACAGCGATGCGAAGACCATGTTCACTTCGCAAGATATGCTGCAACAGCGTGGTCTTGCCCGCGCCCTGTCGAAATCTGTCAGCCAACGATTTCATTCGACTTCACGTTCCCAACCCACCAAGAAACCCGAAAGCAAAGTAACTGGCAACGCCTTCACAGGAGTCGAAGCCTGTTTCTGGGGTTTGGCCTTCGAAGCGCCGTTCGCCTTGGAGGATTTCTTTGCTTTGGGCATGTTTGCTCGTGATCTTGAGTGATGATGTGCGACGAAGGAGAGATCGCAAAATGTCGAAATGTCGAAATGTCGAGCGTATTTCGTTCATTGTGTGAGTTTGCAGACCGGCACCTAGATGGACATGACTGTGATGGCCTTCGATCTACGAGGATAAAAGGTAATCGAGGATACCACTCTGGATGCCTTGGATTCAAAATATCCGTGAGCTGTGCCCACATCATTCGGCAAGTATTCAGATCTTGAGGGCCTAAAAATGCCGAACCTGTTGCGCATGAGGTCTTGAGCGCTCTTAGCTTAGATGTATCAAGAGTCGCTGCCATGAGCTTCTGGTCGTCTGCGCGTAGACCTGTCCCAGGGCATAGGACTCCGACCAAGATGATGCTGAATGCGGTTAGGTGATCGTGCTTCGGAGCGATCGATAACAACCCTCGAAAAACGGGTTCATGCCCGTGCGTTCGCTACAGCACGATCCgtatcatcatcatcatcatcatgggAAGCGACTCCCCTCGTTAAGTCAGAACGCGAGAGATCAGCGATCGTGCCCTGGCCACTGTTTTTTGATCGACTGTCCGCCGCTTCCTGACCTTTGTGACTTCCAGTGAGTTCAGCATCGCAATTTATGCGCATCTACGCGCGCCAATGTTACCAGGACACAGCGATTGACTCCGATTTCTGGCAGTTGGCCATTGCACCATTGGGGTGAAGTCGCATGGTCGTATGCGCTGCATCCAATGGCGAGCCGCGCTTTACTCAGCCGACTCCATCAAGGTCACCATCACGGTCCATACCAGGATTTTGGTGACTCAACCCCTGTAAGAGACAATAGCCAACCTTTGTTTGGTGGAATTGTGCGGTCCGGGTGCCCGGGTGCCCGGCTGGTTGATGTTGAGTTCTTGCGCCGAGCCGTGATGGAATCCATGACGAATTTGGTCCGCCTCCAGATCACCACTTTGCCAACTTTGATGGAGATGGTACAATCATCAAATTGAGACAGTCTCGCCGACATGACAAAGTCCAACACCTTCTTTTCCGACGTTGACCTTGCTGCCGTCACCTTCCACACCGCCTCCGCACCAAATGCCTTctttctccgccgcctcaCGCCATCGCCTGGGGGGAACTCTCACATCCTCAAAGACCATGCTCAGACCACCACGGACAGTCCCGTAATGCATGCCAATCGTGAGCTTTGATTTGACCTCTTTGTGGATCTCCAAAGACTGTTCCGGCGTAACATGCACTGCTCCGCTGATTTGGGGCGGACTGTACAACCCAATCGGCTGTAGCGAAAGGTCGAACGGTCCCAGCTTTTCTCCGATCTCCTTGAAGATAGGACACGCAGATGGCGTGTCCTTGGCTTGATACGCTGTGTCACCGGCGAAGTAcagattgtgcttgtctgTCTTGAGCGCCCATGAGCACCACAACGTATTCCCAGCGTCGAAGCCAGTGCGGCCTGAGAAGTGTTGAGTGGGACAGCATGTCAGTTGCGCCTTGCCGATGCATTCCACTTGGAGTTCGCGAGTGTCCCACCAGTCTAGTTCTGTGACTTCGCTCGAGGCGCAGCCGATGTGCTGAGTGAACCAGGCTTTTACGTTAAGACCTACGAAGAAGTGGATGCGGCCTTTGCGACGCTGATAGAGATGGATGATGGTGGCGTAGTCCAGATGGTCGTAGTGATCGTGGGAGATACAGATGGCGTCGACGTCaggaagctcgtcgagcGAACACGGGGTCGGAGTGTATCGTTTCGGGCCAAAGAAGGAGACCGGGCTTGTTCTTTCGCTGAACAACGGATCGAACAAGATTCGCACACCGCGCTCAGCTCCTGGTTCTGCAGCTGTCTCAACCAGAAAAGAGGCGTGTCCGATCCACGTTGCTCGCAGTCTGTCTTTCTGCTCCAAGCCCCACTCAGGCTTCAACACCTTCACCAGCTCGTCCGAACGAGTGCCATCGTGGCCTTGTGGGACTGGCACGAAGTTCCTGTCCGGATTGTTGCCAAAGCGGAGTTTGAACACCTCCCACTTGCTGTACTCGCGAAATGATGGCCATGGGTTCTTGAAGGAAGTGGGTGGATTGCCGACATGGTGTTCTTTTTGTCTTGTCGGGTATGAGCTCTGAGACGGCAGCTCGGTTACTTTGATATTGGAAGACATTGTCGATTGTTTCCGAATCACTGGCACGCTTGAGGCAGATGTGCAGCCCTGACAATTTCGAACTTACACTGTTGGAGAGCCTTTAAGGCGTGACTCAGAAGAATGTTGGCCTAGAGACTTTATCAAAGACAGTCCGTAGCAAGGAGACGGACTGTTTGCTTTGACACGACGTAACGAGAAAGGATGCGTATCGATGACGAGAAGTTGCACCATCCTCCCGTCCGTCCGCGGTCAAGCCATATGCATGACTAAGCAGAACGGTCAGGTTCTTCCGTTGATGGTCACAATGCGATGCAGACCAAATCGGATGCCCATGTGTGCAAAATACCTTTCAGGTGGTAACAAACTCAGTGGTACCGTTGGCGCAGGTGGACTCAAGAAAGGCTTGCCGATGTGATCGCAGGTAGCTCTAAGTGAGCAGACACCTCACGCTATATAGTCGTACAGGTGAAATGGCAAGACGTGTAGACCCATATGGATATTATTGCAGTGAACCGTGCTCTGTAGGCGCACAAGCTGCCAGATCTTCGCTCTCCCGCTCAATCTGCACACCCCAAGCCAATGATGTGCAAATTGGGAAGTGCAGTTCGAGCTAGAGCCACGAGGTATATCGCCACGGAGCCAGCTCCGGCCGTTGGCCTTCAATGACGCTTGAGCTTCACTCTCGATAAACATTTCCAAGCTCGTACATCTGTACGTCTAAAGACTGCCATGGACCTCCCGATACCAGATCCCGACCTCGGCGAGAGGTGACCATACTGAAATCGACTGCCAATGGCTGGGAAGAGGCTGCTCGACGCGGCGAAGCTCTTCAGCGCGGGAGGATCAGTCGCCAAACACCACTTCAATATACGGAGAGACCAATGGCAACTGTTCACCAGGACATCAGGACTAGCGAAAGCTGTCAAAGGTCAGACCGACCGAGTAACTGTGACCGCCGGAGCGGCGATCGAGCTCGCAAAACGATTCAATGAGAAGGAACAGATTCGAAGGGACAGCCCACAGCCCCAGGACTATGGCGGCCGAGAACCGAGCGGAAATGATTGGGTGAAAGAGCGTGTGGATGAGGCAGCATCAAATGCACAAGCGGCTGCCAGGGAATTAGGTCTAGACACAGTCGCTTCTGGCATCAATCAAGCTAGAGCACAAGCGAGCGACGATGGCTCATTGGCATCCCTCCGGAGAGAGCGTGAGATTCAGCAGGCAAAGAGCGAGGTGGTTAGGCCGCCTGCTGAATCGGTGCAAACGGAAAGCGCAGGTCAAGACACTTTCAATGAACGACCCAACACTAGAGCGCCAGATCTCGAAGAGCACTCGTCGAAGCTTTCCAGCTCGAGACTCCCAGAGCATGCGGAGAGATACCCAGAGGGAGAAAAGCTACCCGAGAAAGAGCTGAATCAGGATGTATTCCCATCACCATCAGAGTCAGCAGACACGCCGCCGGAAGGTGTCGTTACAGACATCTTCCATAGTCGGAAGGTAGCTCGGGTCTTGGGCGAATCAGCGCCTGATCTCAAGAATCCATATGGCAAGAGGCAGAAGATGGCACCCAAGCCGCATCCTGACATGGTGCAGTGGTCAAAAATGGAGACAGAAACGCCGAAGGCAACGCAGAAACCAGCGGACATCGCAGAAACTGCTGCAATACCAACAAAGGACCAGTCGAAAGAACAGTCGAAGGACGACGACCTGCACGATCTCGCTGCGTCGCTTGCGAGCGATGCAGAGACGGCAGATGAGGCAAGCAGCGTCAGCGTCGAGGAACCAGCAAGCAAGCCATACGAAATGCACGAATCGAGAGTGCCCTCATCCCGATTCGGTCGCCTTTGGCAGTACGGTGGGTTGGCAACGAGCATGGCCTTTGGCGCTGTCGGTGAGAGCTTCCGCCGAGTAACTGGTGGCACTGGTACTGGCAGTCTGATGCTCAGCGAGGGTAACATGAATCGTCTGGTGGCAAAGCTGAGTCGCATGAGAGGTGCGGCATTAAAGATGGGTCAGATGGTGAGCTTCCAGGACTCAAAAGTCTTGCCGCAAACGATCAACACGATTCTTCAAAGAGTGCAGGACAGCGCCGATTACATGCCAGCCTGGCAGCGTGACAAAGTCCTAACGAGCAATCTCGGATCAGAATGGAGGGAGCTGTTCTCCAACTTCGAGGAAAAGCCATTCGCCGCCGCATCGATTGGTCAAGTACACAAGGCAACGCTCAACTCGAACGGCAAGGATGTGGCTGTGAAGATCCAGTATCCTGGCGTCCGAAATAGCATCGATTCTGATCTGAACAACCTGTCGTTGCTACTCACAGCAAGCAATCTCTTACCGAAAGGCTTGTTTCTCGATAAGACCATTGCCAACGCCAGGACCGAATTGGGCTGGGAATGCGACTACGAGCGAGAGGCGAAGGCATGTATCCGATTCAGAGATGAGCTTTTAGGCGACGAGAAGGACACCTTTCTCGTACCCAAAGTCTACACCGAGGCTTCAGGAATGGATGTCCTCACAGCAGAGTTCATGCACGGCAAGGGAGTGACCAAGATCCCGGATCTCAAACAGCACGAGCGAGACTGGATCGGCACACAAATTTTGCGTCTCTGCCTGAGAGAGCTGATGGAGTGGCGATTCATGCAGACCGACCCGAACTGGACCAATTTTCTCTACAACCGGTCAACCAAGAAGATCGAACTCCTCGACTTCGGCGCCAGTCGCGACTTTCCCGACAAGTTCGTGGAGCCTTACGTTGCGCTCTTGATCGCTGCATCGAAGGGAGACCGAGAGACTTGCAAGAATAAGTCGGTCGAGCTTGGATACCTAACTGGACGAGAGGGTCCAGAGATGCTGAAAGCACATGTCGACTCGATCCTGACGCTCGCGGAACCATTCTTGGAAAGTGCGCCGGAGGTCTACGACTTTGAAGATCAGACCATCACCGATCGTGTGAGATCAAATATTGGATTGATGCTGAGGGAGAGGCAGGCGCCGCCACCCGAAGAGACGTACAGTCTGCATCGAAAATTGAGCGGTGCCTTCTTGCTGTGCGCAAGATTGAAGAGCAAAGTACCAGCAAGGGAAATGTTCGCGACGGCAGTGGATGTGTGGAATGGCAGGGCAAAGTCTGTCAAGCTGTAAGGAGATTTCGAAGCCAGCCGAAGATACAATAGACTGTACATATCCTTGTACCATATCACACAGCTCACCCATTTAGGTAGCGTGTTCATCCGGAGCAGCCAATGCTGTTGCCTGAAGTCGAATCCTTCGGATCAGGTCGTGGTCGACGTCACCTCCTCTTCTGACTTGGAAAGGTTTCGTCTCTCCCACAACAACCATCGATTGCCGAAAATGGGGAGCTCTATCTTGTCTGGTCATTGACCGGACGCCACGAGAAAACGGAATGGATCCTGCGCTCCGCGAGCTGATCTGTGACAAAAGATGGAGACATCCGGATGGTTAAGGATTCTTCGTCAAATTCTACCAAGACGGCACGGGCGAAGTAAGTCGATAAATGACCTTGTACGTATCGTGCTAACAGCGCATCAGCTATGCGCTTTCGGCGAGCTAGGCACAGGCTTGATGATTGCAATGACTATGCAATGGAAGTTCATATCAACGTTCACAACggacttcatcgacgacgaaCGTTTCAGACACATCAAGCACACCAACATGCTCTCAAAAAGACCAAAGCTCCTAGGCAGCTTTCGTCTCGAGATGCAGCTGAATTCAAGAGCACCGAAAGACATGTATTTGTCCGGAAGAGCTGAAGGCCTGGAACGGAACACCAAGCTCTTCCTATCGGATGCTGCGTTCCTATCAAGACAATTCA
This genomic interval from Zymoseptoria tritici IPO323 chromosome 8, whole genome shotgun sequence contains the following:
- a CDS encoding Na(+)/Li(+)-exporting P-type ATPase, translated to MEKSPVASSFDVESHSTPHQHGGGLPAPDDSGNVDDPPPIPSAGSSSVGSVLLKNEKDVDGARRTNNSSIISIDPNDGTSEIHARAHALPADTVASILGTDTDNGLSTTEVAHRQEQYGSNRLQTSGSVIWWRILLRQVSNSLTLVLVIAMALSFGTNDWIEGGVITAVICLNVVVGFFQDYRAEQTIASLLAMAAPVCKVIRDNGTLLSIKAEELVPGDVIQLGIGDIVAADLRLTSTINFANDEALLTGESKPSVKDAEYLSDRLDTPIGDRINIAYSSTTVTRGRGQGIVIGTGMSTEIGKIALLLQDKKEVSTGPWYQRAGKRSLTAIKNVLGLVGTPLQVKLSWFALFLFGLAIVLAIIVFAVNLFDIDDETLIYGICVSVAVIPESLIAVLTITMAVGSKAMAKGNVIIRKMGALEAIGGVTNICSDKTGTLTQGKMMARKAFLPSGRMLQVFNESNPLNPTAGEIRLGDKTLSASDIANDMELQRAFQIMSLCNVSTVTAPSGDENQWTATGEPTEIALQVMAMRVKCGKQDTLSRDGLRLLTEHSFDSAVKRMSAVYANQANRELVTFTKGATEVLLTLMNINEATAKVIAAEADSMASEGLRVLCLAYRTLQDDDFDRVDDRTYVEQQLSFAGLVGIYDPPRLESASAIKQCQTAGITVHMLTGDHLKTASTIAHEIGILGPHVVGSSSADAVMTASVFDKMTDAQLDQLEVLPLVLARCSPTTKLRMLDALHRRGKYCVMTGDGVNDSPALKGADVGIAMGLNGSDVSKEAADMVLTDDNFASIVSAIREGRRLFDNIRKFLLHLLISNIAQVILLLIGLAFEDRDGTSTFPLSPLEILFANLVSSSFLAIGLGLEEASADVMTRPPHSLKAGVFTKELIVDKFVYGTCMGSLCLASFCIVAYGVGDGDLGTDCNHSYNDTCDLPYRARGTAYSILTVLLSIMAWEAKHLDLSLFNMYPAEDSRKGLSFFSTVTKNKFLFWAVMAGLVTPFPIIYVPFINKVVFRHLPLTWEWGLVFGSVVIFVALVESWKAGKRYRKAKKVKKSGGVLVERVVVEEKGSV
- a CDS encoding putative molecular chaperone (ABC1 homolog with a nuclear or mitochondrial subcellular location. The exact molecular functions of these proteins is not clear, however yeast ABC1 suppresses a cytochrome b mRNA translation defect and is essential for the electron transfer in the bc 1 complex. ...) — its product is MAGKRLLDAAKLFSAGGSVAKHHFNIRRDQWQLFTRTSGLAKAVKGQTDRVTVTAGAAIELAKRFNEKEQIRRDSPQPQDYGGREPSGNDWVKEQREIQQAKSEVVRPPAESVQTESAGQDTFNERPNTRAPDLEEHSSKLSSSRLPEHAERYPEGEKLPEKELNQDVFPSPSESADTPPEGVVTDIFHSRKWSKMETETPKATQKPADIAETAAIPTKDQSKEQSKDDDLHDLAASLASDAETADEASSVSVEEPASKPYEMHESRVPSSRFGRLWQYGGLATSMAFGAVGESFRRVTGGTGTGSLMLSEGNMNRLVAKLSRMRGAALKMGQMVSFQDSKVLPQTINTILQRVQDSADYMPAWQRDKVLTSNLGSEWRELFSNFEEKPFAAASIGQVHKATLNSNGKDVAVKIQYPGVRNSIDSDLNNLSLLLTASNLLPKGLFLDKTIANARTELGWECDYEREAKACIRFRDELLGDEKDTFLVPKVYTEASGMDVLTAEFMHGKGVTKIPDLKQHERDWIGTQILRLCLRELMEWRFMQTDPNWTNFLYNRSTKKIELLDFGASRDFPDKFVEPYVALLIAASKGDRETCKNKSVELGYLTGREGPEMLKAHVDSILTLAEPFLESAPEVYDFEDQTITDRVRSNIGLMLRERQAPPPEETYSLHRKLSGAFLLCARLKSKVPAREMFATAVDVWNGRAKSVKL